From Pontibacter actiniarum, a single genomic window includes:
- a CDS encoding YajQ family cyclic di-GMP-binding protein encodes MASFDIVSKVDPQTMDNAVNVARKEIMNRYDFRDTKGSIDYDKKNNVVNITMENEMRVQHTEDVLIGKMVKQGLDATALDFSKEAYQSGAMLKKDIKVKAGIEKDTSKVIMKVIKDSKLKVSAAMMDEMIRVTGKKIDDLQGVIAVLRSNSEEIGMPLQFVNMKS; translated from the coding sequence ATGGCATCTTTTGACATTGTAAGCAAAGTAGACCCTCAGACCATGGACAACGCCGTGAACGTGGCGCGCAAGGAGATCATGAACCGCTACGACTTCCGCGACACCAAAGGGAGCATAGACTACGATAAGAAGAACAACGTGGTCAACATCACGATGGAAAACGAAATGCGGGTGCAGCACACCGAAGACGTGCTCATCGGCAAAATGGTGAAGCAGGGCCTGGATGCCACCGCGCTTGACTTCTCCAAAGAGGCTTACCAGTCGGGCGCCATGCTGAAGAAGGACATCAAAGTAAAAGCGGGCATTGAGAAGGACACGTCCAAGGTGATCATGAAGGTTATCAAAGACAGTAAGCTGAAAGTGTCGGCTGCCATGATGGATGAGATGATCCGCGTGACAGGCAAAAAGATCGATGACCTGCAGGGCGTGATCGCCGTGCTGCGCAGCAACTCCGAGGAGATTGGCATGCCGCTGCAGTTCGTAAACATGAAAAGCTGA
- a CDS encoding lipocalin family protein, producing the protein MKKNTKLMLGAGAVLAGAALLTKRSRSHAPLETVPAVDLNKYEGRWYEIAALPQRFEKGCHCVYAEYYQNPDGYLEVNNYCHKGGPNGKLDKAEGKGFPVEGSNNSKLRVQFFWPFRGDYWVLELDQAYQHVLVGSPDRDSLWILSRSPQLDQTVYDRLVQQAAHKGFPVNKLRQTDQSCFTSA; encoded by the coding sequence ATGAAGAAAAACACCAAACTGATGCTTGGTGCCGGAGCCGTGCTGGCCGGTGCCGCCCTGCTCACAAAGCGCAGCCGAAGCCACGCCCCACTCGAGACAGTGCCTGCCGTAGACCTGAACAAGTATGAGGGCCGCTGGTATGAGATTGCCGCGCTGCCGCAGCGCTTCGAGAAAGGCTGCCATTGCGTGTATGCGGAGTACTACCAGAACCCGGATGGCTACCTGGAGGTGAACAACTACTGCCACAAAGGGGGCCCCAACGGTAAACTGGACAAGGCCGAAGGCAAGGGCTTTCCGGTGGAGGGCAGCAACAACAGCAAGCTGCGGGTACAGTTCTTCTGGCCTTTCCGTGGCGACTACTGGGTGCTGGAGCTCGATCAGGCGTACCAGCACGTGCTGGTCGGCTCCCCCGACCGTGACAGCCTCTGGATACTGTCGCGCTCCCCGCAGCTGGACCAGACCGTTTACGACCGTCTGGTGCAACAGGCCGCGCATAAAGGTTTTCCGGTAAACAAACTGCGGCAAACAGACCAAAGCTGCTTTACTAGCGCTTAG
- a CDS encoding DUF4142 domain-containing protein → MLTDKVLTLTLGAIFLLMLACEGPAAETETAEAIPESRTRTLFDEPIFWDYAASSNMLQVELAKLAAEKGSTEKIRSIAREAAAFHEEALQRLTQLVGKQQRITLPDSLGGADKGLVQDMRLLEGEAFDLRYREFIISTHNAQLDRYEEALVKADDQQVRQWIMDLRKHLREEVNKLSELDSLGVAEEEA, encoded by the coding sequence ATGCTTACCGATAAAGTACTTACCCTTACCCTTGGCGCAATTTTTCTGTTGATGCTGGCCTGCGAAGGTCCTGCTGCAGAAACGGAGACAGCCGAAGCGATACCCGAATCACGTACCCGCACCTTGTTCGATGAGCCCATCTTCTGGGACTATGCCGCCAGCAGCAACATGCTGCAGGTAGAGTTGGCAAAGCTGGCAGCGGAGAAAGGGTCTACAGAAAAAATAAGAAGTATAGCCCGGGAAGCCGCTGCCTTTCACGAAGAAGCATTACAGCGGTTAACCCAGCTAGTGGGCAAGCAGCAGCGCATCACCCTGCCCGACAGCCTTGGCGGCGCTGACAAAGGGCTGGTGCAGGACATGAGGCTGTTGGAAGGGGAAGCGTTTGACCTGCGCTACCGGGAGTTTATCATCAGTACTCACAACGCCCAACTCGACAGGTACGAAGAGGCGCTGGTAAAAGCAGATGACCAGCAGGTGCGGCAGTGGATCATGGACCTGAGAAAGCATCTCCGGGAAGAGGTGAACAAACTAAGTGAGTTGGACTCTTTAGGGGTGGCAGAAGAGGAGGCCTGA
- a CDS encoding GNAT family N-acetyltransferase, translated as MHIIEPTTPEQFEKYYRLRYQTLRAPWGQPEGSEHAEDDATAIHAMLLNEAGEAVGVCRLHLNTPQEGQLRFMGVRADQQGKQLGDKLLQYLEERARGLGATRITLQARENAVNFYRRNGYEVVKETYVLFGSIQHYLMAKQL; from the coding sequence ATGCACATCATAGAACCCACCACCCCCGAACAGTTTGAGAAGTACTACCGCCTGCGCTACCAGACCCTGCGCGCGCCCTGGGGGCAGCCCGAAGGCAGCGAGCATGCGGAAGACGATGCCACGGCCATCCATGCCATGCTGCTAAATGAGGCAGGGGAAGCCGTAGGGGTATGCCGCCTGCACCTGAACACGCCCCAAGAGGGCCAGCTCCGCTTTATGGGGGTGCGTGCCGACCAGCAAGGGAAACAGCTGGGCGACAAACTGCTGCAGTACCTGGAGGAGCGCGCCCGCGGCCTAGGCGCCACGCGCATAACGCTGCAGGCACGGGAGAACGCCGTAAACTTTTACCGCCGCAACGGGTATGAAGTAGTAAAGGAAACATACGTCCTGTTTGGCTCCATACAACACTACCTGATGGCCAAGCAGCTGTAA
- a CDS encoding DUF4864 domain-containing protein: protein MKKRDKVFDRIMLAIGVMLLVLFWAQFPTAPTVNEQHYATYVSSGTDVGYTSKWTYLKPDKALSPREVVRIQLHALQQNDRSDSGVITVFNFSSPTNRVHLGPLDHFRLMVREPAYRPILNFKSYKTGQMVVSGRNAYQLVLVEALDGQQEAFMFILTKQRKGTYKGCWMTEGVARMEQVRQTSQI from the coding sequence GTTATGCTGCTTGTGTTATTCTGGGCACAGTTTCCGACTGCGCCCACAGTTAACGAGCAGCACTACGCTACGTACGTTTCTTCCGGCACTGATGTAGGCTATACCTCCAAATGGACGTATCTGAAACCAGATAAAGCACTTTCGCCACGCGAAGTGGTGCGCATACAGCTGCACGCCCTGCAGCAAAACGACCGCAGCGACAGTGGCGTGATCACGGTTTTCAACTTCTCCTCGCCCACCAACCGGGTACACCTGGGCCCCCTGGACCACTTCCGGCTGATGGTGCGTGAGCCTGCCTATCGTCCTATCCTGAACTTTAAAAGTTACAAAACAGGACAAATGGTGGTATCCGGGAGAAACGCCTACCAACTGGTGCTGGTAGAAGCGCTGGACGGCCAGCAGGAGGCCTTTATGTTTATACTTACCAAGCAACGCAAAGGGACCTACAAAGGCTGCTGGATGACAGAGGGAGTGGCACGCATGGAACAGGTGCGGCAGACGAGCCAGATATAG
- a CDS encoding M20/M25/M40 family metallo-hydrolase — protein sequence MQYRNGAVAAFILLALTGLAFLSLYLLSPPAPVPATAPAAAFSAERAMQHVRQIAQEPHAMGTAAHAEVRGYLLRQMQALGLEPQVQEATVVNNRSGIATVGHVYNLVGRLKGTGAGGKAVLLVAHYDSQPNARGAGDDGAGVAAILETVRALKQAEPLAHDVVVLLSDGEEYGLYGAKAFLGHPWANEVGLVLNLEARGNTGPSMTFELSPQNGWVARQYVQEAPYPFVSSLAYEIYRRMPNDTDFTVFKDAGYSGLNSAFIDGFVHYHRSTDSPENLNAGSLQQHGSNLLALARHFGNTSLSQTKAPDIVFFNLAGSWVVSYPKSLNILWVSLTSLLLLVTLVVGVQKQATSLRQVIIGFFVYLLMLAAVTALFIPVNNLVVGLMPTLRPAQGVHGVDMFFVAYLLLALGLFLLLTWLALRWLRLFSLLMGVFILCYALLLALVPAIFIMFPIVQVVFVAFGLSLPLGMVALLLLLAGLLLPLLVLVEQSFSWGRVPLLPLLLLLLGTAAVAFAIHREDPTPERPLRSHVSYFLNADTGQAVWASAYTTADEWNRQFFPASSVSPLKEVYPHARIVYLKNEAEQLNLAAPLAEVLQDTVAGNERVLRLRLRSQRQAAHLELVLRPTPAEALQSAAVGGKALDLEPIETDRGEVYFARLHGLPGSKAVELELRLTPGAPVELLLYDQSIGLPQQLVKQPRPSHVIAEHGRDSNLTVVRKRYTF from the coding sequence ATGCAGTACCGCAACGGGGCAGTTGCCGCTTTTATACTTTTGGCTCTTACCGGGCTGGCCTTCCTGAGCCTGTACTTACTATCGCCGCCAGCACCTGTGCCAGCCACCGCTCCGGCTGCGGCTTTCTCGGCGGAGCGGGCCATGCAGCACGTGCGGCAGATAGCGCAGGAGCCGCATGCCATGGGTACCGCGGCACACGCGGAGGTGCGGGGGTACCTGCTGCGGCAGATGCAGGCACTGGGCCTGGAGCCGCAGGTGCAGGAGGCAACGGTGGTAAACAACCGCAGCGGCATCGCCACGGTGGGGCACGTCTACAACCTGGTGGGCAGGCTGAAAGGCACGGGTGCAGGCGGCAAGGCCGTTCTGCTGGTGGCCCACTACGACTCGCAGCCCAACGCCCGCGGAGCCGGTGACGACGGTGCCGGTGTGGCCGCCATTCTGGAAACTGTCCGGGCCCTGAAGCAGGCGGAGCCGCTGGCGCACGATGTGGTGGTGCTGCTGTCGGACGGGGAGGAGTATGGGCTGTACGGCGCGAAGGCTTTTCTGGGGCATCCCTGGGCAAACGAGGTAGGCCTGGTGCTGAACCTGGAGGCGCGGGGCAACACCGGCCCCAGTATGACCTTTGAGCTGAGCCCGCAGAACGGCTGGGTAGCCCGCCAGTACGTGCAGGAGGCGCCGTACCCCTTCGTGAGCTCGCTCGCCTACGAGATCTACCGGCGCATGCCCAACGATACAGACTTTACCGTGTTTAAAGATGCAGGCTACAGCGGCCTTAACTCCGCCTTTATCGATGGCTTTGTGCATTACCACCGGTCCACCGACTCACCCGAAAACCTTAACGCTGGCAGCCTGCAGCAGCACGGCAGTAACCTGCTGGCCCTTGCCCGCCATTTCGGCAACACCTCGCTCAGCCAAACCAAGGCCCCGGACATTGTTTTCTTTAACCTGGCTGGGAGCTGGGTGGTCAGCTACCCGAAAAGCCTGAACATCCTTTGGGTATCGCTCACCTCTTTGCTGCTGTTGGTAACACTGGTGGTGGGGGTGCAGAAGCAGGCGACCTCTCTGCGGCAGGTCATCATCGGTTTCTTTGTTTACCTGCTGATGCTGGCGGCAGTCACGGCACTGTTCATCCCGGTCAATAACCTGGTGGTAGGGCTTATGCCAACGTTGCGGCCTGCTCAGGGGGTGCACGGCGTAGACATGTTCTTTGTCGCTTACCTGCTGCTGGCGCTTGGGCTGTTCCTGCTCCTGACCTGGCTGGCGCTGCGCTGGCTGCGCCTTTTTTCACTGCTGATGGGGGTGTTTATACTTTGCTATGCCCTGCTGCTGGCGCTGGTGCCCGCCATCTTTATCATGTTCCCGATTGTACAGGTGGTGTTTGTCGCTTTCGGCTTGAGTTTGCCTTTGGGGATGGTGGCGCTTTTGTTGCTGCTGGCTGGGCTGTTGCTGCCGCTGCTGGTACTGGTGGAACAGAGCTTTAGCTGGGGCCGCGTGCCGTTGCTGCCGTTGCTACTGCTGCTGCTCGGCACCGCGGCTGTGGCGTTTGCTATCCACCGGGAGGACCCGACACCGGAGCGCCCGCTCCGCAGCCATGTGTCCTACTTTCTCAACGCAGACACAGGGCAGGCGGTATGGGCCTCTGCCTATACCACAGCCGATGAGTGGAACCGCCAGTTTTTCCCAGCATCCTCCGTCTCTCCCCTGAAAGAAGTATACCCTCACGCCAGAATCGTTTACCTCAAAAACGAGGCAGAGCAACTCAACTTGGCTGCGCCACTGGCAGAGGTGCTGCAGGATACTGTGGCCGGAAACGAACGTGTCCTGCGCCTGCGCCTGCGGTCGCAGCGGCAGGCGGCGCACCTGGAGCTGGTACTGCGACCCACACCCGCTGAGGCTCTGCAAAGTGCCGCTGTGGGCGGGAAGGCCTTAGATCTGGAGCCAATAGAGACCGATCGCGGAGAAGTATACTTTGCGCGCCTGCATGGTTTGCCGGGGAGCAAAGCCGTGGAGCTGGAACTGCGCCTGACACCCGGGGCACCTGTCGAGTTGCTCCTCTACGACCAGAGCATCGGGCTGCCACAGCAGCTGGTAAAGCAGCCAAGGCCATCCCATGTTATCGCAGAGCATGGCCGCGACAGCAACCTGACGGTGGTGCGCAAAAGGTATACCTTTTAA
- a CDS encoding TerC family protein — protein MEIFANPDTWLSLLTLTFMEVVLGIDNIVFISIVVGRLPKEQQAKGRTIGLALALVFRIILLLFISWIVGASAPLFSINLPFTETDFAVSWRDIILFGGGLFLLAKSTTEIHNKLEGEEEEHGGGKVQTTMSKILVQIVLIDIVFSFDSILTAVGLAQEVIVMIIAVILAMGIMLVFAKYVSDFVNKHPTVKMLALSFLILIGFMLVVEALHQHIPKGYIYFAMFFSLVVEMLNLQLRKRTTPVHLRQNEVLDAEENEIV, from the coding sequence ATGGAGATTTTCGCTAACCCGGATACATGGCTAAGCCTGCTGACACTGACCTTTATGGAAGTGGTACTCGGTATAGATAACATCGTTTTTATATCGATCGTGGTGGGGCGCCTGCCAAAGGAGCAGCAGGCCAAAGGGCGCACTATTGGCCTGGCGTTGGCACTGGTGTTCCGCATCATCCTACTGCTGTTTATTTCCTGGATTGTGGGGGCGAGTGCACCGCTGTTCAGCATAAACCTGCCGTTTACAGAAACTGACTTTGCCGTTTCGTGGCGGGATATTATCCTGTTTGGCGGCGGTCTGTTTCTGCTTGCCAAGAGCACAACCGAGATCCACAACAAGCTGGAGGGCGAGGAAGAGGAGCACGGCGGCGGCAAGGTGCAGACCACCATGAGCAAAATACTGGTGCAGATCGTGCTCATCGACATCGTTTTCTCCTTCGACTCCATTCTGACGGCCGTGGGCTTGGCGCAGGAAGTGATCGTGATGATTATCGCCGTTATTCTGGCCATGGGCATCATGCTGGTTTTTGCCAAGTACGTAAGCGACTTTGTGAACAAGCACCCCACTGTGAAGATGCTGGCGCTGTCGTTCCTGATCCTGATCGGCTTTATGCTGGTGGTAGAGGCGCTGCACCAGCACATCCCGAAAGGCTATATTTACTTCGCCATGTTCTTCTCGCTGGTAGTGGAGATGCTGAACCTGCAGTTGCGCAAGAGAACCACCCCGGTGCACCTGCGCCAGAACGAGGTGTTAGACGCGGAGGAAAACGAAATCGTATAA
- a CDS encoding S41 family peptidase: MMRLYRFLSLAALALLTLPAQAQDCTCAASFELVVQNYESNYSLFNIKVTDENRELYKAYTDVFRSRASEVKEIENCLPVLTQWLQFFRDGHTGIKFTGTGSQAAKRERIETDRKKFEATYKKKGYRKNDLPGIWQYGAYEVAIMPDPTASTQSKDYVGVILSSANKLWKPGDIKFKLSHVYGNDYKAVVFMDDDSGKKLEGELRNPNELEFKNFNRWAKSWPNSAPATAAKEQADLYSDFHIRMLDGKVPYVRFLNFYEKEPAFVDSLFKAHHDQLVQADFIVVDVRDNDGGNDNVYFPALPYILSGPIQIPQAGMWMSEGNLETALEGVDPETLNEADRAEYDFLMAQKNSIFWYGNDDYARTYTPKTVFAPHQKVAVLMNGKTASSGETFVYRAMQSDKVVLYGQNTAGVVDGFTVFTKRIGCFELRYPSSLRAKDIADNPVDPYGFAPDVYISPDADALEFSIRHMRQLLENQAKPAP; this comes from the coding sequence ATGATGCGACTTTACCGATTCCTGAGCCTGGCGGCTTTGGCTTTACTCACCCTTCCTGCGCAGGCGCAGGACTGTACCTGTGCAGCCTCCTTTGAGCTCGTGGTTCAAAATTACGAAAGCAATTATTCCCTCTTCAACATTAAGGTAACCGATGAGAACCGGGAGCTCTACAAGGCGTACACGGACGTTTTCCGCAGCAGGGCTAGCGAGGTGAAAGAGATCGAGAACTGCCTGCCGGTGCTCACCCAGTGGCTCCAGTTCTTTCGGGATGGCCATACCGGCATCAAGTTTACAGGCACCGGTAGCCAGGCGGCCAAGCGTGAGCGAATTGAAACCGACAGGAAAAAGTTTGAGGCCACCTACAAGAAAAAGGGCTACCGCAAAAATGACCTTCCAGGCATCTGGCAGTACGGTGCCTACGAAGTAGCCATTATGCCGGACCCGACAGCCAGCACTCAAAGCAAAGATTACGTTGGGGTGATTTTAAGCAGTGCCAACAAGCTTTGGAAGCCGGGAGACATTAAGTTCAAACTCAGCCACGTGTATGGGAACGACTACAAAGCGGTTGTTTTTATGGATGATGACAGCGGCAAAAAGCTGGAGGGAGAACTGCGGAACCCGAACGAGCTGGAGTTCAAAAACTTTAACCGCTGGGCCAAGTCCTGGCCAAACAGTGCCCCGGCAACAGCGGCAAAGGAGCAGGCGGACCTGTACAGCGACTTCCACATCCGCATGCTAGACGGGAAAGTGCCTTATGTGAGATTCCTCAACTTCTATGAAAAGGAGCCTGCTTTTGTAGACAGCCTTTTTAAAGCGCACCATGACCAACTGGTGCAGGCAGACTTTATCGTTGTAGACGTGCGAGACAATGATGGAGGCAACGACAACGTCTACTTCCCGGCCTTACCCTATATCCTGTCCGGCCCGATCCAGATTCCGCAGGCTGGCATGTGGATGTCTGAGGGGAACCTGGAAACGGCGCTGGAAGGAGTAGACCCGGAGACCCTAAACGAAGCCGACAGGGCCGAGTACGACTTCCTTATGGCACAAAAGAACTCCATCTTCTGGTACGGCAATGACGACTATGCCCGCACGTACACCCCAAAAACCGTGTTCGCGCCACACCAGAAAGTTGCAGTTTTGATGAACGGGAAGACGGCCAGCTCCGGCGAGACCTTTGTGTACCGGGCGATGCAAAGCGACAAGGTTGTTCTTTATGGCCAGAACACGGCCGGGGTGGTGGATGGGTTTACGGTCTTCACCAAACGTATAGGATGCTTTGAGCTGCGGTACCCGTCCTCTCTGCGAGCGAAAGACATCGCAGACAACCCTGTGGACCCCTACGGCTTTGCGCCCGATGTATACATAAGCCCAGACGCGGACGCGCTGGAGTTTAGCATCCGGCATATGCGGCAACTGCTGGAAAACCAGGCGAAGCCGGCACCTTGA
- a CDS encoding RDD family protein — MREAKATGKPEYLTPNMARPVNAGIRALNFTIDLFVWLLLAVIAIILLDYLLPTVSHFTINALAYSAMVLLFLGYYSVLEYRFQKILGKWITRTKVVSLTGDKLTAGAVFRRSFARLLPIDWASYLFTRNGMHDALSGSRVVKDRKA; from the coding sequence ATGAGAGAAGCAAAAGCAACAGGCAAGCCCGAGTACCTGACGCCTAATATGGCCCGACCGGTTAACGCCGGCATCCGGGCACTGAATTTCACCATAGACCTTTTCGTCTGGCTACTGCTGGCTGTTATTGCCATCATCCTGCTCGATTATTTACTCCCCACCGTGAGCCATTTCACAATCAACGCGCTTGCTTATTCGGCTATGGTGCTGCTGTTCCTGGGCTACTACAGTGTGCTGGAGTACCGGTTTCAGAAGATCCTGGGCAAGTGGATTACCAGAACGAAAGTCGTCAGCTTAACCGGCGATAAGCTAACGGCAGGAGCTGTTTTCCGCCGCTCCTTCGCCCGCCTCCTTCCTATCGATTGGGCATCCTACCTCTTTACAAGGAACGGCATGCACGACGCCCTGTCCGGGAGTAGGGTTGTAAAGGACAGAAAAGCATAA
- a CDS encoding CPBP family intramembrane glutamic endopeptidase, with protein MKALEDVKSVKWKAIAAFYAAACGLTYLFLQLPNLVANFSIRLFGFDPPFNWNHGLALFTASLLAYRLFQLPKQTTLLGTKPLKSILFSAVFLIAYTAIGIRNKYGVEEHLWAFIFCSATLVYDVLEESAWRGFLNDAFRPSSFWLKAVVTGIMWSFWHLLVFDSFAPWGGFHYFVVLSVIASVLIGYATERTNAVLVAASVHALLILKDMHVTVACLAIWLVLLLTWSNTKYKVPKLFSQTGQ; from the coding sequence ATGAAGGCCCTTGAAGATGTTAAAAGCGTGAAGTGGAAGGCAATAGCAGCTTTCTACGCGGCTGCCTGTGGGCTAACGTACCTGTTTCTGCAGCTGCCTAATCTTGTCGCTAATTTTAGCATCCGCTTGTTTGGTTTCGACCCGCCGTTTAACTGGAACCATGGGCTTGCCCTTTTCACCGCAAGCTTACTGGCGTACCGCCTGTTTCAACTTCCGAAGCAAACCACCCTTTTAGGCACGAAGCCCCTAAAAAGCATTCTTTTCAGCGCTGTGTTTCTTATCGCTTACACAGCCATCGGCATCCGGAACAAGTATGGCGTGGAGGAGCACCTGTGGGCCTTTATTTTCTGCAGCGCTACGCTTGTGTATGATGTGCTGGAAGAAAGCGCCTGGAGAGGGTTTCTGAACGACGCCTTTCGGCCCAGCAGCTTCTGGCTAAAGGCCGTTGTGACCGGCATCATGTGGTCGTTTTGGCACTTGCTGGTGTTCGATAGCTTTGCTCCTTGGGGCGGCTTCCACTACTTTGTTGTACTCTCTGTCATCGCGTCGGTTTTGATAGGGTACGCCACCGAAAGAACCAACGCTGTCTTAGTGGCCGCGTCAGTACATGCCCTTCTTATCCTCAAAGACATGCATGTGACTGTAGCCTGCCTGGCGATCTGGCTTGTGCTGCTCCTGACGTGGTCCAACACAAAGTATAAAGTCCCAAAGCTCTTTTCGCAAACAGGCCAGTAA
- a CDS encoding dipeptidase, whose protein sequence is MSQSIATRLPITDLHCDLLVYLTDVPNSDMNKLEEIGCAVPALTQGNVKLQVMAIYSATDVGSTRYAELQRDMFRQLADSDNCLTAVTDVAKLREVMRQPGGTGMVAAIENAAGFCEELEPLENGFKRLEKMIEVCGRILYISFTHHTANRFGGGNASTTGITQDGKLLLDYLHGRRIAVDLSHTSDALAFDILTHVDRERLDIPLIASHSNFRAVWNHERNLPDELAQEIIRRKGLIGINFLRKFVHTEDPEALLRHIHYGLAHGAEDALSFGADYFYFSDEKDLSRYPFYYQEHAQAGNSYNYILSRLKEQLTPEQLQKLAYGNTQRFIEHLWRDA, encoded by the coding sequence ATGAGCCAAAGCATTGCCACACGCCTACCCATTACCGACCTGCACTGCGACCTGCTGGTGTACCTGACGGATGTACCGAACTCGGACATGAACAAGTTGGAGGAGATTGGCTGTGCCGTGCCTGCCTTAACCCAAGGCAACGTGAAGCTGCAGGTAATGGCTATCTACTCCGCCACCGATGTAGGAAGCACCCGCTACGCCGAACTGCAGCGCGACATGTTCCGGCAGCTGGCAGACAGCGACAACTGCCTGACAGCGGTGACGGACGTAGCGAAGCTGCGGGAGGTGATGCGCCAGCCGGGAGGCACCGGCATGGTAGCCGCCATCGAAAACGCCGCCGGTTTTTGCGAGGAGTTGGAGCCGCTGGAGAACGGGTTTAAGCGCCTTGAGAAGATGATCGAGGTGTGCGGGCGCATTCTGTACATCAGCTTTACCCACCACACGGCGAACCGTTTCGGCGGGGGCAACGCCAGCACAACAGGCATCACACAGGACGGCAAGCTCCTGCTCGACTACCTGCACGGCCGCCGCATTGCCGTAGACCTCTCCCATACCAGCGACGCACTGGCTTTTGACATCCTTACCCACGTAGACCGGGAAAGGCTCGACATTCCCCTTATAGCCAGCCACTCGAACTTCCGCGCGGTCTGGAATCACGAGCGCAACCTGCCCGATGAACTGGCACAGGAGATCATCCGGCGCAAGGGGCTGATTGGCATTAACTTTCTGCGCAAGTTTGTGCACACCGAAGACCCGGAGGCCTTGCTGCGCCACATCCACTACGGCCTGGCACACGGGGCTGAGGATGCGCTCTCCTTCGGTGCCGATTATTTCTACTTCTCGGATGAAAAGGACCTGAGCCGCTATCCGTTTTACTACCAGGAACACGCACAGGCAGGCAACAGCTACAACTATATTCTCAGCCGCCTGAAGGAGCAGCTTACACCAGAGCAGCTACAGAAGCTGGCTTACGGCAACACCCAGCGGTTTATAGAGCATCTCTGGCGCGATGCGTAA
- a CDS encoding prolyl oligopeptidase family serine peptidase, with the protein MNSYKYGIYLPESYNPAADKDWPLILFLHGAGEKGNNLELLKRQGLPKYLSARKDFPFVVAYPQCPRQAHWHPSLLNEWLEEVLTKVKADKTRLYLTGISMGGYGTWHWAAANPEKFAAILPICGGGEVNKAARLVHMPVWAFHGAKDDIVPLSETTDMVTAVRALGGNPKLTVYPDLRHDSWTVTYNNPAIYDWLLQHKRNGNEHT; encoded by the coding sequence ATGAACAGCTACAAGTATGGCATTTACCTGCCGGAATCCTATAACCCGGCCGCCGACAAAGACTGGCCGCTGATTCTGTTCCTGCACGGGGCAGGCGAAAAAGGCAACAACCTGGAGCTGCTGAAACGGCAGGGCCTGCCTAAGTACCTCAGCGCCCGAAAGGACTTTCCGTTTGTGGTGGCGTATCCCCAGTGCCCCCGCCAGGCACACTGGCACCCGTCCCTGCTGAACGAATGGCTGGAGGAGGTGCTAACCAAAGTAAAAGCAGACAAAACCCGCCTGTACCTGACCGGGATAAGCATGGGCGGCTACGGTACCTGGCACTGGGCCGCAGCCAACCCCGAGAAGTTCGCTGCCATACTTCCCATCTGCGGGGGCGGTGAGGTAAACAAAGCCGCACGGTTGGTGCACATGCCTGTCTGGGCTTTTCACGGCGCGAAAGACGACATTGTACCTCTCTCAGAAACCACGGACATGGTCACCGCAGTGCGCGCGCTGGGAGGCAACCCGAAGCTAACCGTATACCCCGACCTGCGGCACGACTCCTGGACGGTAACCTACAACAACCCGGCAATATACGACTGGCTATTGCAGCACAAACGCAACGGCAACGAACACACCTGA